From a region of the Salinispira pacifica genome:
- a CDS encoding HNH endonuclease domain-containing protein produces MHKGNVIFHGEQLPYSSRICISCLQQMFKHTAASYKYIYFLSILDVLEENSFESPVISLDDVLVRMLVNAWYPHVYFKLNFGVGDRIAHTIDALCLAEIELPIQSNSSNELSMIIRSKKYQNNNLLNMVPYRILSPFFRDELQGIKDSDRNRLIAQLAERLFENRRPLYMFIDNATKVIVHHDWMLYLYENIGLVRAFTAWNYLDYMQRRNPSVPNIKDKLFPPVARNSLSNQTTYWKIALGHSRIRCIYSGNILNENTMSLDHFIPWSFVAHDQMWNLLPVEKNINSSKSNRLPSMKKYLNPFIELQFAGLQAIHRNSNDNVWRKVTEPYVSDLNIPKDNLFQIESFGRALKQTIIPLETIARNRGFAGDWVYKG; encoded by the coding sequence ATGCATAAGGGAAATGTAATTTTTCACGGAGAACAGCTTCCATACTCTTCACGAATTTGCATTAGCTGTCTTCAGCAGATGTTTAAGCACACCGCTGCATCGTATAAATATATCTATTTTCTTTCGATCCTTGATGTACTGGAAGAAAATAGTTTTGAATCCCCTGTGATAAGCCTCGATGATGTACTGGTAAGGATGTTGGTTAATGCCTGGTATCCTCATGTGTATTTCAAGCTCAACTTTGGAGTGGGTGATAGAATCGCCCACACAATTGATGCGCTTTGTTTGGCAGAAATAGAGCTGCCCATTCAAAGCAATAGCTCAAATGAGCTGTCGATGATTATTCGATCAAAGAAATATCAGAACAATAATCTATTAAATATGGTTCCATATCGGATATTGTCGCCATTTTTCAGAGATGAATTACAGGGAATCAAGGATTCAGATCGAAACCGACTGATAGCCCAGCTTGCCGAACGACTGTTTGAAAATCGCCGACCGCTTTATATGTTTATCGATAATGCAACCAAGGTCATTGTTCACCATGATTGGATGTTGTATCTATACGAGAATATCGGACTGGTGAGGGCTTTCACAGCATGGAATTACCTCGATTATATGCAGCGTCGGAACCCTTCTGTCCCCAATATCAAGGATAAACTGTTTCCCCCGGTCGCCCGAAATAGTCTGTCTAATCAAACCACATATTGGAAGATTGCTTTAGGACATAGCAGGATCCGTTGTATTTACTCCGGGAATATACTCAATGAAAATACTATGAGCCTGGACCACTTTATTCCCTGGTCCTTCGTCGCTCATGACCAAATGTGGAATTTGCTGCCTGTTGAAAAGAATATTAATTCCTCAAAATCAAACAGATTGCCTTCCATGAAAAAGTATCTCAATCCGTTTATTGAGCTTCAGTTCGCAGGTCTTCAGGCAATTCACAGAAATTCCAATGACAATGTGTGGAGGAAGGTCACAGAACCCTATGTTTCGGATCTAAATATTCCAAAAGACAATCTCTTCCAGATAGAGAGTTTCGGCAGGGCCTTAAAACAGACCATAATACCCCTTGAAACGATTGCAAGGAATCGCGGCTTTGCTGGAGATTGGGTATATAAAGGCTAA